From Cystobacter ferrugineus, the proteins below share one genomic window:
- a CDS encoding PspA/IM30 family protein: MFFDWLRKKTPKKPERVADPLAAFDQLIEDLERQGAEVRKSAATLLALKGELSRSQERYARRLEELARRKAVADTQGDTKISQTLERDRVQAESLLNTTRESLLRAEQDGQLLLEAAADLGNRVAELRTERESASARLAVGGLVSSALREQVERFEKVLAVDAARDEIERAHALAEIYREEREEPGKQG; this comes from the coding sequence ATGTTCTTCGACTGGTTGCGCAAGAAGACCCCCAAGAAGCCCGAGCGGGTGGCGGATCCCCTCGCGGCCTTCGATCAGCTCATCGAGGACCTGGAGCGGCAGGGCGCGGAGGTGCGCAAGTCGGCCGCCACGCTGCTGGCCCTCAAGGGCGAGCTGTCCCGCTCCCAGGAGCGCTATGCCCGGCGGCTGGAGGAACTCGCCCGGCGCAAGGCCGTGGCGGACACCCAGGGGGACACGAAGATCTCCCAGACGCTCGAGCGCGACCGCGTCCAGGCCGAGTCCCTGCTGAACACCACGCGCGAGTCGCTCCTCCGGGCCGAGCAGGATGGGCAGTTGCTGCTGGAGGCCGCCGCGGACCTGGGCAACCGGGTGGCCGAGCTGCGAACCGAACGGGAGAGCGCCTCCGCGCGGCTCGCCGTGGGCGGCCTGGTGTCCAGCGCCCTGCGCGAGCAGGTGGAGCGCTTCGAGAAGGTGCTCGCGGTGGACGCGGCCCGGGATGAGATCGAACGGGCCCACGCGCTCGCGGAGATCTACCGCGAGGAGCGCGAGGAGCCCGGCAAGCAGGGGTGA
- a CDS encoding dihydroxyacetone kinase family protein: protein MKKLINDPRAVVGEMLEGLVSLHPGLALLEGEAVVMRSDLPADPAARQVAVLSGGGSGHEPAHAGYVGPGMLHAAVAGDVFTSPSTDSVLAAIRAVAGPAGALLVVKNYTGDRLNFGLAAELARSEGIPTEIVIVSDDVSLRDTVEPSRRRGIAGTVLVHKVAGAASASGASLAQVAREAAAAASALGTMGVGLGACTVPAAGRPGFTLGEDEMELGLGIHGEQGVRRVPLQPANVLTDTLLSAIVDDQRLGAGDRVVLLINGLGGTPAQELAIIARRALAFLRERGITVERAWSGEFLTALEMPGCSLSLMKVDDERLHRLDAATSAPAWPGSGRFAPARRIAPARPVAHASDATESRPADMEPVHQALLAIADAFDAAETRLTELDGAAGDGDLGISLVRGAAAIRALPPSSWTSPSRALMALSEALRRAIGGSSGPFYATALLRASRRLADHPQPDARAWAEAFQAGVEAVAELGGAGPGDRTMIDALRPAADIFFRELQAGGTPAEAWAEALLAAERGAEATARMKPRLGRASYLGERALGLPDAGAEAVVVWLRALSRFIR from the coding sequence ATGAAGAAGCTCATCAATGATCCCCGCGCCGTCGTGGGGGAGATGCTCGAAGGTCTCGTCTCGCTCCATCCAGGGCTCGCGCTGCTCGAGGGTGAAGCCGTCGTGATGCGCTCCGACCTTCCCGCCGACCCCGCCGCGCGCCAGGTCGCCGTGCTCTCCGGAGGCGGCAGCGGACACGAGCCCGCCCACGCCGGCTACGTGGGGCCCGGCATGCTGCACGCCGCGGTCGCCGGCGATGTGTTCACCTCCCCGAGCACCGACTCGGTCCTCGCCGCCATCCGCGCCGTCGCCGGGCCCGCCGGAGCCCTCCTCGTGGTGAAGAACTACACCGGAGACCGGCTCAACTTCGGCCTCGCCGCCGAGCTGGCCCGCTCCGAGGGCATCCCCACGGAAATCGTCATCGTCTCCGACGACGTCTCCCTGCGCGACACCGTCGAGCCCTCGCGGCGCCGGGGCATCGCGGGCACCGTCCTCGTGCACAAGGTGGCCGGCGCCGCCTCCGCTTCCGGCGCCTCGCTCGCGCAGGTCGCCCGGGAAGCCGCCGCGGCCGCCAGCGCGCTGGGCACCATGGGCGTGGGCCTCGGCGCCTGCACCGTGCCCGCCGCGGGCCGTCCCGGCTTCACGCTCGGCGAGGACGAGATGGAGCTGGGGCTCGGCATCCATGGCGAACAAGGCGTCCGCCGCGTCCCCCTCCAGCCCGCCAATGTCCTGACGGACACCCTGCTCTCCGCCATCGTCGATGATCAGCGCCTCGGCGCGGGTGACCGCGTGGTCCTGCTCATCAACGGGCTGGGCGGCACCCCGGCCCAGGAGCTGGCGATCATCGCCCGCCGCGCCCTGGCCTTCCTGCGCGAGCGGGGCATCACCGTGGAGCGGGCCTGGAGCGGCGAGTTCCTCACGGCCCTGGAGATGCCCGGCTGCTCCCTGTCCCTGATGAAGGTGGACGACGAGCGGCTGCACCGGCTCGACGCGGCCACCTCCGCCCCCGCCTGGCCGGGCTCCGGACGGTTCGCCCCCGCGCGCAGGATCGCGCCCGCTCGCCCCGTGGCACACGCCTCCGATGCCACCGAGTCACGCCCCGCGGACATGGAGCCCGTCCACCAGGCGCTGCTCGCGATCGCCGATGCGTTCGACGCCGCCGAGACACGCCTGACCGAGCTCGATGGCGCGGCGGGCGACGGAGATCTTGGCATCAGCCTCGTGCGGGGCGCGGCGGCGATCCGGGCCCTCCCCCCGTCCTCCTGGACGAGCCCCTCTCGGGCCCTGATGGCGCTCAGCGAGGCCCTGCGCCGCGCCATCGGCGGCAGCTCGGGGCCCTTCTACGCCACCGCCCTGCTGCGCGCCTCCCGCCGGCTGGCGGACCATCCCCAGCCCGATGCCCGCGCCTGGGCCGAGGCCTTCCAGGCGGGAGTCGAGGCGGTGGCCGAACTGGGCGGCGCCGGTCCTGGGGATCGCACGATGATCGATGCCCTGCGCCCCGCCGCGGACATCTTCTTCCGGGAGCTCCAGGCGGGAGGTACGCCCGCCGAGGCCTGGGCGGAGGCCCTCCTCGCCGCCGAGCGGGGAGCCGAGGCCACGGCGCGGATGAAGCCCCGTCTGGGACGCGCCAGCTACCTCGGCGAGCGCGCCCTCGGTCTGCCCGACGCGGGCGCGGAGGCGGTGGTCGTCTGGCTCCGGGCCCTCTCCCGCTTCATCCGGTGA
- a CDS encoding imm11 family protein, whose protein sequence is MTDWPRFDGTEPMERRFFRLGIDVYVAGRWYLGEPTHLTGQALDDVWEFCHGRPVEVRERLRVPIDRPGKPLDFDTAGVGQAPIANARVASVFREMAPNDVQLFPIEVQGREETYYLVNVARTVRCIDDKASAEVQFYGAEDGWTERSGEYRSVIGLRIDKSTVGDARVFRPWGWPPPVIVDEEIKEALERTGMVGGQFDEV, encoded by the coding sequence GTGACCGACTGGCCGCGCTTTGACGGTACTGAACCCATGGAGCGACGCTTTTTCCGGCTAGGCATTGACGTGTATGTGGCGGGGCGCTGGTACCTGGGAGAGCCTACCCACCTCACCGGGCAGGCGTTGGATGACGTTTGGGAGTTTTGCCATGGTCGGCCCGTTGAGGTTCGCGAGAGATTGCGCGTCCCGATTGACCGCCCCGGGAAGCCACTGGACTTCGACACGGCCGGAGTGGGACAAGCCCCCATCGCCAACGCACGAGTGGCCTCTGTCTTCCGCGAGATGGCCCCCAACGATGTTCAGCTTTTTCCGATCGAGGTACAAGGACGGGAAGAGACTTACTATCTTGTGAATGTGGCGCGGACAGTCCGGTGCATTGACGACAAGGCGAGCGCTGAAGTCCAGTTCTACGGTGCGGAAGATGGGTGGACAGAGCGGAGCGGGGAGTACCGCTCGGTTATTGGCTTGCGTATTGACAAGTCGACGGTTGGAGATGCTCGCGTATTCCGGCCTTGGGGATGGCCCCCGCCAGTCATTGTCGATGAGGAGATCAAAGAAGCCCTGGAGCGAACTGGCATGGTGGGCGGGCAATTCGACGAGGTTTGA